Proteins found in one Drosophila busckii strain San Diego stock center, stock number 13000-0081.31 chromosome 2R, ASM1175060v1, whole genome shotgun sequence genomic segment:
- the LOC108595947 gene encoding uncharacterized protein LOC108595947, with the protein MKFVQLSLLLCSLLFLSSFRQAAAIDVDVLGTCSQVIAEGASAFIPQIVPMIKGLAECAQFRPQKTKGITFQMLLMMTFQFLQKAAGNQQCLLKVINRTKELIMPHAAIFMMQGCAPVI; encoded by the exons ATGAAGTTTGTTCAATTAAGTCTCTTGCTCTGCAGTTTGCTC TTCTTGAGCTCATTTCGTCAAGCCGCTGCTATAGATGTGGACGTATTGGGCACCTGTTCTCAGGTGATAGCTGAGGGAGCGAGCGCGTTTATTCCTCAGATTGTGCCAATGATAAAGGGTTTGGCGGAATGTGCTCAGTTCAGGCCACAGAAAACCAAGGGCATTACCTTTCAAATGCTGCTAATGATGACCTTTCAGTTTCTACAAAAGGCTGCTGGCAATCAACAGTGCTTGCTAAAAGTTATCAATAGGACGAAGGAACTGATAATGCCACACGCTGCAATCTTCATGATGCAAGGATGCGCTCCGGTCATCTAA
- the LOC108595963 gene encoding uncharacterized protein LOC108595963, whose protein sequence is MKFVKLSLFACSLLFLGSFRQAGAIDVELLTSCTQVVAEGASAFIPQIVPMIKDLATCTQYKPQQAKGLNLTMLLMMAFEFLQHASGKQQCLLAALDKSKALIMPHAAIFMMKGCSPLL, encoded by the exons ATGAAGTTCGTTAAATTAAGTCTCTTTGCCTGCAGCTTGCTC TTCTTGGGCTCATTTCGCCAAGCTGGTGCCATAGATGTGGAACTATTGACCAGCTGTACTCAGGTGGTCGCTGAGGGAGCGAGCGCGTTTATTCCTCAGATTGTGCCAATGATAAAGGATTTGGCAACTTGTACTCAGTATAAGCCACAACAAGCTAAGGGCCTCAACCTGACAATGCTGCTAATGATGGCCTTTGAGTTCCTTCAACACGCTTCTGGTAAGCAGCAGTGCCTGTTGGCTGCTCTCGACAAGTCGAAGGCTCTGAtaatgccacatgctgcaatCTTCATGATGAAAGGATGCAGTCCCCTTctctaa